A stretch of the Vigna radiata var. radiata cultivar VC1973A chromosome 7, Vradiata_ver6, whole genome shotgun sequence genome encodes the following:
- the LOC106765915 gene encoding putative pentatricopeptide repeat-containing protein At5g08490 isoform X1 has translation MLGRDFRTWGSIVRSLCLDARHSEALSLFHLCLKSYEAFKPDHTVIAAILKSCSALLAPKLGRAVHSYVVKQGHVFCQVTNKGLLNMYAKCGMLDDCLKLFAQLNHHDSVTWNIVLSGFSGSNKCDPDVMRIFKMMHTSGEAMPNSISVATILPVFARLGDLDAGLCVHTHVIKSGFEQDTLVGNALVSMYAKCGLVSREAYAVFDDIVHKDVVSWNAMIAGLAENGLVEDAFLLFSSMLKGPMQPNYATIANILPVCASFDKSVAYRCGRQIHSYVQQWPELSADISVCNALISFYLKVGQMREAEALFWTMDSKDLVTWNALVAGYTSNGEWLKALHLFANLVSLETLLPDSVTMVSILPVCAQLKNMQVGKQIHAYIFRRPFLFDDTAVGNALISFFAKCGYTEEAYHTFSMIARKDLISWNSIFDAFAEKRHHSKFIDLLHWMLKLGIRPDSVTMLTIIRLCVSFSRVEKVKEIHNYSIRSGSLLSDTALTVGNAILDAYSKCGNMEYANKMFQNLSEKRNLITSNSLISGYVGLGSHHDANMIFSTMSETDLTTWNLMVRVHAENDCPEQAFRLFHALQARGMKPDAVTIMSLLPVCTQMASVHLLSQCHGYIIRSFFKDLHLEVALLDAYAKCGLIGHAYKIFQLSADKDLVMFTAMIGGYAMHGMSEEALRIFSHMLKLGIQPDHIIFTSILSACSHAGRVDEGLEIFYSIEKLHGMKPTLVQYGCVVDLLARGGRISEAYSLVTSLPYEANANLWGTLLGACKTHHEVDLGRIVANQLFKIEANNIGNYIVLSNLLAADARWDRVMEVRRMMRNKDLKKPAGCSWIEVERSNNIFVAGDCSHPQRSIIYSTLHTLDQQVKEPVEFLA, from the coding sequence TTCTCAAGTCTTGTTCTGCTCTTTTGGCTCCCAAATTGGGCAGAGCTGTGCATAGTTATGTTGTTAAACAAGGTCATGTTTTTTGCCAGGTTACCAATAAAGGGCTGCTCAACATGTATGCCAAATGTGGCATGCTTGATGACTGCCTCAAGCTGTTTGCTCAACTCAATCACCATGACTCTGTTACTTGGAATATTGTTTTGTCTGGATTTTCAGGGTCCAACAAATGTGATCCGGATGTGATGAGGATATTTAAGATGATGCATACCAGTGGGGAGGCAATGCCAAATTCTATTTCTGTTGCTACTATCCTTCCTGTTTTTGCTCGTTTGGGGGACCTGGATGCTGGATTGTGTGTGCATACTCATGTCATCAAGTCTGGTTTCGAACAAGACACCCTCGTTGGAAATGCTCTCGTGTCAATGTATGCAAAGTGTGGGCTGGTGTCCCGAGAAGCATATGCCGTCTTTGATGATATTGTTCACAAAGATGTTGTTTCGTGGAATGCAATGATTGCGGGCTTGGCTGAGAATGGGTTAGTGGAGGATGCATTCTTGTTGTTCAGTTCAATGTTGAAAGGGCCTATGCAGCCAAATTATGCGACTATTGCAAATATTCTGCCTGTTTGTGCATCATTTGATAAGAGTGTTGCATACCGTTGTGGAAGGCAGATCCACTCTTATGTGCAACAGTGGCCTGAATTGTCAGCTGATATTTCTGTCTGTAATGCTTTGATTAGCTTCTACTTAAAAGTTGGGCAAATGAGGGAAGCAGAAGCTTTGTTTTGGACAATGGATTCAAAGGATTTGGTCACGTGGAATGCTCTTGTTGCAGGGTATACATCAAATGGTGAATGGTTAAAAGCACTGCATCTGTTTGCTAATTTAGTATCACTTGAAACGTTATTGCCAGATTCTGTGACCATGGTCAGCATACTTCCAGTTTGTGCACAATTGAAAAATATGCAGGTGGGGAAACAAATCCACGCCTATATTTTCAGACGTCCTTTCCTTTTTGATGATACTGCTGTTGGAAATGCTTTAATCAGTTTCTTTGCAAAATGCGGCTATACAGAAGAAGCATATCATACTTTTTCCATGATAGCCAGGAAAGATTTGATTTCGTGGAATTCTATTTTTGATGCCTTTGCCGAGAAGAGGCAccattcaaaatttattgacTTGTTACATTGGATGCTTAAACTCGGAATTAGACCTGATTCAGTTACAATGCTGACCATAATCCGATTATGTGTATCTTTTTCCAGAGTAGAAAAGGTTAAAGAAATACATAACTATTCAATTAGAAGTGGATCTTTATTAAGTGATACTGCACTAACAGTTGGGAATGCAATACTTGATGCATATTCTAAATGTGGAAACATGGAGTATGCAAACAAAATGTTTCAGAATCTATCAGAAAAAAGGAATCTCATCACATCCAATTCACTGATATCTGGTTACGTGGGTTTAGGATCACATCATGATGCAAATATGATATTTAGTACGATGTCAGAGACTGACCTTACAACATGGAATCTTATGGTTCGGGTACATGCCGAAAATGATTGTCCTGAACAAGCTTTTAGATTGTTCCATGCGTTACAAGCTCGAGGGATGAAGCCTGATGCGGTGACTATCATGAGCCTCCTTCCAGTCTGCACACAAATGGCATCAGTACACTTGCTGAGCCAGTGCCATGGGTATATTATTCGGTCATTTTTTAAGGATCTTCACCTCGAAGTTGCCCTCTTAGATGCATATGCCAAATGCGGCCTCATAGGTCATGCATATAAGATATTTCAATTGAGTGCTGATAAGGATCTGGTTATGTTTACTGCTATGATTGGTGGGTATGCTATGCATGGCATGAGTGAAGAAGCACTTCGGATATTTTCTCATATGCTGAAGTTGGGAATCCAGCCAGACCATATCATCTTTACTTCCATATTATCTGCTTGCAGTCATGCTGGCCGAGTAGATGAAGGACTGGAGATATTTTATTCAATAGAGAAACTTCATGGTATGAAACCAACTTTGGTACAGTATGGATGTGTGGTGGATCTCCTAGCTCGAGGTGGCCGCATTAGTGAAGCATACTCTCTTGTGACCAGTTTACCATATGAAGCTAATGCTAATCTTTGGGGGACATTGCTTGGTGCCTGTAAAACCCACCATGAAGTAGATTTGGGGCGTATTGTAGCAAACCAACTCTTCAAAATTGAAGCTAACAATATAGGAAACTACATTGTACTATCAAATTTGCTCGCAGCGGATGCTAGATGGGACAGGGTAATGGAAGTGAGAAGAATGATGAGGaacaaagatttgaaaaagcCAGCTGGATGCAGCTGGATCGAAGTAGAGAGATCAAATAACATTTTTGTGGCTGGAGATTGTTCCCACCCCCAAAGAAGCATTATTTACAGTACACTACACACATTGGATCAACAAGTTAAAGAACCCGTGGAGTTTTTAGCTTAA
- the LOC106765915 gene encoding putative pentatricopeptide repeat-containing protein At5g08490 isoform X2: MLGRDFRTWGSIVRSLCLDARHSEALSLFHLCLKSYEAFKPDHTVIAAILKSCSALLAPKLGRAVHSYVVKQGHVFCQVTNKGLLNMYAKCGMLDDCLKLFAQLNHHDSVTWNIVLSGFSGSNKCDPDVMRIFKMMHTSGEAMPNSISVATILPVFARLGDLDAGLCVHTHVIKSGFEQDTLVGNALVSMYAKCGLVSREAYAVFDDIVHKDVVSWNAMIAGLAENGFYLKVGQMREAEALFWTMDSKDLVTWNALVAGYTSNGEWLKALHLFANLVSLETLLPDSVTMVSILPVCAQLKNMQVGKQIHAYIFRRPFLFDDTAVGNALISFFAKCGYTEEAYHTFSMIARKDLISWNSIFDAFAEKRHHSKFIDLLHWMLKLGIRPDSVTMLTIIRLCVSFSRVEKVKEIHNYSIRSGSLLSDTALTVGNAILDAYSKCGNMEYANKMFQNLSEKRNLITSNSLISGYVGLGSHHDANMIFSTMSETDLTTWNLMVRVHAENDCPEQAFRLFHALQARGMKPDAVTIMSLLPVCTQMASVHLLSQCHGYIIRSFFKDLHLEVALLDAYAKCGLIGHAYKIFQLSADKDLVMFTAMIGGYAMHGMSEEALRIFSHMLKLGIQPDHIIFTSILSACSHAGRVDEGLEIFYSIEKLHGMKPTLVQYGCVVDLLARGGRISEAYSLVTSLPYEANANLWGTLLGACKTHHEVDLGRIVANQLFKIEANNIGNYIVLSNLLAADARWDRVMEVRRMMRNKDLKKPAGCSWIEVERSNNIFVAGDCSHPQRSIIYSTLHTLDQQVKEPVEFLA; encoded by the exons TTCTCAAGTCTTGTTCTGCTCTTTTGGCTCCCAAATTGGGCAGAGCTGTGCATAGTTATGTTGTTAAACAAGGTCATGTTTTTTGCCAGGTTACCAATAAAGGGCTGCTCAACATGTATGCCAAATGTGGCATGCTTGATGACTGCCTCAAGCTGTTTGCTCAACTCAATCACCATGACTCTGTTACTTGGAATATTGTTTTGTCTGGATTTTCAGGGTCCAACAAATGTGATCCGGATGTGATGAGGATATTTAAGATGATGCATACCAGTGGGGAGGCAATGCCAAATTCTATTTCTGTTGCTACTATCCTTCCTGTTTTTGCTCGTTTGGGGGACCTGGATGCTGGATTGTGTGTGCATACTCATGTCATCAAGTCTGGTTTCGAACAAGACACCCTCGTTGGAAATGCTCTCGTGTCAATGTATGCAAAGTGTGGGCTGGTGTCCCGAGAAGCATATGCCGTCTTTGATGATATTGTTCACAAAGATGTTGTTTCGTGGAATGCAATGATTGCGGGCTTGGCTGAGAATGG CTTCTACTTAAAAGTTGGGCAAATGAGGGAAGCAGAAGCTTTGTTTTGGACAATGGATTCAAAGGATTTGGTCACGTGGAATGCTCTTGTTGCAGGGTATACATCAAATGGTGAATGGTTAAAAGCACTGCATCTGTTTGCTAATTTAGTATCACTTGAAACGTTATTGCCAGATTCTGTGACCATGGTCAGCATACTTCCAGTTTGTGCACAATTGAAAAATATGCAGGTGGGGAAACAAATCCACGCCTATATTTTCAGACGTCCTTTCCTTTTTGATGATACTGCTGTTGGAAATGCTTTAATCAGTTTCTTTGCAAAATGCGGCTATACAGAAGAAGCATATCATACTTTTTCCATGATAGCCAGGAAAGATTTGATTTCGTGGAATTCTATTTTTGATGCCTTTGCCGAGAAGAGGCAccattcaaaatttattgacTTGTTACATTGGATGCTTAAACTCGGAATTAGACCTGATTCAGTTACAATGCTGACCATAATCCGATTATGTGTATCTTTTTCCAGAGTAGAAAAGGTTAAAGAAATACATAACTATTCAATTAGAAGTGGATCTTTATTAAGTGATACTGCACTAACAGTTGGGAATGCAATACTTGATGCATATTCTAAATGTGGAAACATGGAGTATGCAAACAAAATGTTTCAGAATCTATCAGAAAAAAGGAATCTCATCACATCCAATTCACTGATATCTGGTTACGTGGGTTTAGGATCACATCATGATGCAAATATGATATTTAGTACGATGTCAGAGACTGACCTTACAACATGGAATCTTATGGTTCGGGTACATGCCGAAAATGATTGTCCTGAACAAGCTTTTAGATTGTTCCATGCGTTACAAGCTCGAGGGATGAAGCCTGATGCGGTGACTATCATGAGCCTCCTTCCAGTCTGCACACAAATGGCATCAGTACACTTGCTGAGCCAGTGCCATGGGTATATTATTCGGTCATTTTTTAAGGATCTTCACCTCGAAGTTGCCCTCTTAGATGCATATGCCAAATGCGGCCTCATAGGTCATGCATATAAGATATTTCAATTGAGTGCTGATAAGGATCTGGTTATGTTTACTGCTATGATTGGTGGGTATGCTATGCATGGCATGAGTGAAGAAGCACTTCGGATATTTTCTCATATGCTGAAGTTGGGAATCCAGCCAGACCATATCATCTTTACTTCCATATTATCTGCTTGCAGTCATGCTGGCCGAGTAGATGAAGGACTGGAGATATTTTATTCAATAGAGAAACTTCATGGTATGAAACCAACTTTGGTACAGTATGGATGTGTGGTGGATCTCCTAGCTCGAGGTGGCCGCATTAGTGAAGCATACTCTCTTGTGACCAGTTTACCATATGAAGCTAATGCTAATCTTTGGGGGACATTGCTTGGTGCCTGTAAAACCCACCATGAAGTAGATTTGGGGCGTATTGTAGCAAACCAACTCTTCAAAATTGAAGCTAACAATATAGGAAACTACATTGTACTATCAAATTTGCTCGCAGCGGATGCTAGATGGGACAGGGTAATGGAAGTGAGAAGAATGATGAGGaacaaagatttgaaaaagcCAGCTGGATGCAGCTGGATCGAAGTAGAGAGATCAAATAACATTTTTGTGGCTGGAGATTGTTCCCACCCCCAAAGAAGCATTATTTACAGTACACTACACACATTGGATCAACAAGTTAAAGAACCCGTGGAGTTTTTAGCTTAA
- the LOC106767847 gene encoding uncharacterized protein LOC106767847, whose translation MFRSMSTRRGPGKYERLGKESVTTALLNEGFKRSTSLPSWRPNPSRKMALGSTFGALNLQRNPTKKGSSSEKKSHPLLSFLALRRKKKTTARPEFXRYLEYLKEGGMWDLKSNKPVMHYV comes from the coding sequence ATGTTTAGATCCATGAGTACTCGAAGAGGTCCTGGGAAGTATGAGAGATTAGGTAAAGAATCAGTTACTACTGCTCTTTTGAACGAAGGGTTCAAGAGGAGCACGAGTTTGCCTTCTTGGAGACCCAACCCTTCACGAAAAATGGCTTTAGGTTCAACCTTTGGGGCTTTGAATCTTCAGAGAAACCCCACAAAGAAGGGAAGCAGCAGTGAAAAGAAGAGTCACCCTCTTCTCAGCTTCTTGGCTCTTCgtaggaaaaagaaaacaactgcAAGGCCTGAATTTNCNAGGTATCTTGAATATCTCAAGGAAGGAGGCATGTGGGATTTGAAATCCAATAAACCTGTCATGCATTACGTTTGA
- the LOC106767918 gene encoding uncharacterized protein LOC106767918, with product MFRSMSTRRGPGRYERLGKESVTTALLNEGFKRSTSLPSWGSNPSRKVALGSTFGDFNLQRNPTKKGSSSEKKSHPLLSFLALRRKKKTTARPEFSRYLEYLKEGGMWDLNSNKPVMHYV from the coding sequence ATGTTTAGATCCATGAGTACTCGGAGAGGTCCTGGAAGGTATGAGAGATTAGGTAAAGAATCAGTTACCACTGCACTTTTGAACGAGGGGTTCAAGAGGAGCACCAGTTTGCCTTCTTGGGGATCCAACCCTTCAAGAAAAGTGGCTTTGGGTTCAACCTTTGGGGACTTCAATCTTCAGAGAAACCCCACAAAGAAGGGAAGCAGCAGTGAAAAGAAGAGTCACCCTCTTCTCAGCTTCTTGGCTCTTCgtaggaaaaagaaaacaactgcAAGGCCTGAATTTTCTAGGTATCTTGAATATCTCAAGGAAGGAGGCATGTGGGATTTGAACTCCAATAAACCTGTCATGCATTACGTTTGA
- the LOC106765641 gene encoding uncharacterized protein LOC106765641, translated as MPTFTAIAFDRLIEPGASKPSYKSAPVPMPVPKKHQRRSSEPAVTKKPAPRPQLKPALYATPEVTPLPDAPSSFPPSPYIVNHKRRGPRLMKSSSEANVQAKQKDLDDATANGKSNDSVVACSDGDLQVTTSANPEPVTAKEVLVNGVHDTGLSSNNNGDLGHRQRESESSGVLNGSRMDKVVASNLERAGDCEDFFDPHDSMSIKSCTDGEDTGMEQAMKRAEFFDAWEELSSDSGTQNFQRDIEADLREIRLSLLMEIEKRKQVEESLNSMQSQWEKLRQGLSHVGIVLPADLTAEAGQLSSDPMEDVFQQLYITRFISNSIGRGIARAEVEMEMEAQLELKNFEIARLLERLHCYETMNKEMSQRNQEAVEMARRERQRRSRRLRWIWGSITTTLVLGTAAIAWSYLPVGRGSTSAAHDPVPEHDDAAN; from the exons ATGCCGACCTTTACTGCCATAGCATTTGATAGGTTGATAGAGCCTGGAGCCTCGAAACCTTCTTATAAATCTGCTCCGGTGCCGATGCCTGTCCCAAAGAAGCACCAGAGGCGGAGTAGTGAACCGGCAGTAACGAAGAAGCCCGCTCCTCGTCCTCAATTAAAGCCCGCACTCTATGCCACACCTGAGGTGACGCCGCTTCCAGATGCACCCTCTTCATTCCCTCCTTCTCCGTATATTGTGAATCACAAACGCCGAGGCCCACGCCTCATGAAAAGTTCTTCTGAGGCAAATGTACAGGCCAAGCAGAAGGATCTTGATGATGCGACTGCTAATGGTAAGAGCAATGATTCTGTGGTTGCCTGTTCTGACGGTGATCTCCAAGTCACTACTTCTGCAAACCCCGAACCTGTTACTGCTAAGGAGGTGCTGGTGAATGGTGTACATGATACCGGCCTTAGTAGCAACAATAATGGTGACCTTGGGCACAGACAAAGGGAAAGTGAAAGTAGTGGCGTTCTTAATGGATCACGTATGGATAAAGTAGTGGCATCAAATTTGGAAAGAGCTGGTGACTGTGAAGACTTTTTTGATCCACATGATTCAATGAGTATAAAAAGTTGCACAGATGGTGAGGATACAGGCATGGAACAAGCTATGAAACGTGCAGAATTTTTTGATGCTTGGGAAG AACTCTCGTCTGACAGTGGGACTCAAAATTTTCAACGTGACATTGAAGCTGATTTGCGTGAAATAAGGTTGAGTCTATTGATGGAGATAGAGAAGAGGAAACAAGTTGAAGAATCCCTTAACAGCATGCAAAGCCAGTGGGAGAAACTTAGACAAGGGTTATCGCATGTGGGAATTGTTTTGCCTGCTGACCTTACTGCTGAGGCTGGGCAGCTGAGTTCTGATCCTATGGAAGATGTATTTCAGCAACTTTACATTACTAGGTTTATATCAAACAGCATTGGGAGAGGAATTGCCAGGGCAGAAGTGGAGATGGAAATGGAAGCTCAATTAGAGTTGAAGAATTTTGAGATTGCTCGACTATTGGAACGTCTTCACTGTTATGAGACCATGAATAAGGAGATGTCTCAGAGGAATCAGGAAGCAGTAG AGATGGCGCGGCGTGAGAGACAAAGGAGGAGTAGGAGGCTGAGATGGATTTGGGGCTCCATCACTACCACGCTTGTACTTGGTACTGCAGCAATAGCATGGTCCTATCTTCCGGTGGGTAGAGGATCAACTTCTGCAGCTCATGATCCGGTTCCTGAACATGATGATGCAGCCAACTAA
- the LOC106765577 gene encoding GTPase ERA-like, chloroplastic, translating into MEKLASSTHFLFQLQHSLFPVCAFATFHRNSTESLSHLSSRTRHRRFQPFHAKQDQLWVGEEELQLQLKEAVQEEEEDSYFDDDDSSFLSLSDKPDRNMALLDDYETEELDFDTGPDHRSGYVALLGKPNVGKSTLANQMLGQKLSIVTDKPQTTRHRILCICSGTDYQMILYDTPGVLQKEMHMLDSMMMKNVRSAAVNADCVLVLVDARKAPEKIDGLLEEGVGDLKDKPPTLLIINKKDLVKPGELAKKLEWYEKFTDVDEVIPVSAKYGQGVEDVKDWILSKIPNGPAYYPKDIVSEHPERFFVAEIVREKIFIQYRNEIPYACQVNVVNYKARPNAKDYIQVEILVEKNSQKIIIIGKEGKALKLLAMAARLDVEDFLQKKVYLEIEVKVRENWRQDEGLLKHYGYGGQIRVI; encoded by the exons ATGGAGAAGCTGGCTTCTTCAACTCACTTCCTCTTTCAACTTCAACACTCTCTCTTTCCCGTTTGCGCCTTCGCTACCTTTCACCGGAACAGCACCGAATCCCTCTCCCACCTCTCTTCCAGAACCAGACACCGTCGCTTCCAACCATTCCACGCCAAACAAGACCAGCTCTGGGTCGGGGAAGAAGAATTGCAACTACAATTAAAGGAAGCagtacaagaagaagaagaagattcgTATTTCGACGATGATGACTCGTCTTTCTTGTCCCTCAGCGACAAGCCCGACCGGAACATGGCCTTGCTCGACGATTACGAGACCGAGGAGCTCGATTTCGATACCGGTCCCGACCATCGGAGCG GATATGTGGCGTTACTTGGGAAGCCAAATGTTGGAAAGAGTACACTGGCGAACCAAATGCTTGGCCAAAAGTTGTCAATAGTTACTGATAAACCTCAAACAACCCGGCATCGAATTCTGTGTATATGTTCTGGCACGGATTACCAG ATGATACTTTATGACACACCCGGTGTTCTACAGAAGGAAATGCACATGTTAGACTCAATGATGATGAAAAATGTTCGCAGTGCAGCAGTTAATGCTGACTGTGTGTTGGTTCTTGTGGACGCACGTAAAGCTCCCGAAAAA ATTGATGGATTGTTGGAAGAAGGAGTAGGAGACCTCAAAGATAAACCACCCACTCTATTGATTATAAACAAGAAGGACCTTGTTAAACCTGGGGAACTTGCAAAGAAACTTGAG TGGTATGAGAAATTTACTGATGTTGATGAGGTTATACCTGTTAGTGCCAAATATGGTCAGGGGGTTGAAGATGTAAAGGACTGGATACTGTCAAAGATTCCTAATGGACCAGCTTATTATCCAAAG GATATAGTCAGTGAGCATCCAGAAAGATTTTTTGTGGCTGAAATTGTTAGAGAAAAGATTTTTATACAGTATCGAAATGAAATTCCATATGCATGTCAG GTAAATGTTGTAAACTATAAAGCTCGGCCAAATGCTAAAGATTACATACAAGTAGAGATTTTGGTTGAGAAAAACTCACAGAAGATTATCATTATTGGAAAA GAAGGAAAGGCTTTGAAACTGCTTGCAATGGCTGCTCGCCTTGATGTTGAAGATTTTTTACAGAAGAAAGTTTATCTTGAG ATTGAAGTAAAGGTTAGAGAAAATTGGCGACAAGATGAAGGGCTTCTAAAGCACTATGGTTATGGGGGTCAGATACGTGTTATATAA